The Glycine soja cultivar W05 chromosome 8, ASM419377v2, whole genome shotgun sequence genome has a window encoding:
- the LOC114424351 gene encoding probable membrane-associated kinase regulator 6 — METSLPLATDSFSYSWLPNYKPLANDLKEPLREPTYNFCDGTINYPFMEDWQNFNFDISITQSPAVFSHADELFSNGLIKPLFVGPSKVEFCNTTTDSTQSKPVSSRNVSPRTVQIHHGFLTKWKTSTCRTLRSLSRYVNQLCQKVGSSRKSTKVDDFDKEEWLVNNTWSSSQQPSPKSNTVNHIGALLDYENSIYEAVLHCKRSIER; from the exons ATGGAAACCTCATTGCCTTTAGCCACTGATAGCTTCTCATATAGTTGGTTACCAAATTACAAACCCCTTGCAAATGACCTTAAGGAGCCTCTAAGAGAACCCACTTACAATTTTTGTGATGGCACAATCAATTATCCATTTATGGAAGATTGGCAAAACTTCAATTTTGATATTTCCATCACTCAGTCCCCTGCTGTTTTTTCTCATGCTGATGAACTTTTCTCTAATGGCCTTATCAAACCACTATTTGTTGGTCCTTCCAAGGTAGAGTTTTGCAATACCACCACAGATTCCACACAATCCAAGCCTGTTTCTTCTAGAAATGTTTCTCCAAGAACTGTGCAAATTCATCATGGTTTCCTCACAAAGTGGAAAACCTCTACATGTAGAACCTTGAGAAGCCTTTCAAGGTATGTCAACCAACTATGCCAGAAAGTTGGAAGCTCAAGGAAAAGTACTAAAGTTGATGATTTTGATAAAGAAGAGTGGCTAGTTAATAATACCTGGAGCAGCTCACAGCAACCATCTCCAAAATCAAACACTGTCAATCATATTGGTGCTTTGCTTGATTATGAGAACTCAATCTATGAAGCAGTCCTCCATTGCAAAAGATCAATAG AAAGATGA
- the LOC114424684 gene encoding acidic endochitinase-like — translation MALKSPISVTFLCLVLLALANGSYAGKITTYWGQNGDEGTLAEACATGNYDYVIIAFLPTFGKGQTPMINLAGHCDPHSNDGCTGLSSDIKSCQAKGIKVLLSLRGDVGSPSIDPSQAATYLWNNFLGGHSSTTRRPLGSAVLDGIDFDIEGGSNKHWGDLARILKGYGMAKQSKKVYITAAPQCPFPDAWIGNALTTGLFDFVWVQFYNNPPCQYNSSGAISNLEDAWKQWITSIPANKIFLGLPASPLAAGSGFIPSADLISNVLPAIKGSSKYGGVMLWSRYYDVLSGYSSSIKKYV, via the coding sequence ATGGCATTGAAATCACCTATCTCAGTCACATTCTTGTGCTTAGTCTTGTTAGCACTAGCAAATGGTTCTTATGCTGGCAAAATTACAACCTACTGGGGCCAGAATGGCGACGAGGGCACGCTGGCCGAGGCTTGCGCCACGGGGAACTATGACTATGTGATCATAGCCTTTTTGCCAACCTTTGGCAAAGGCCAAACTCCCATGATTAATCTTGCTGGTCACTGTGATCCTCATAGTAATGATGGATGCACTGGCTTAAGCTCAGACATCAAATCTTGTCAAGCCAAAGGCATCAAGGTATTGCTCTCTTTGAGAGGAGATGTTGGAAGCCCCTCAATTGATCCAAGCCAAGCAGCCACTTACCTTTGGAACAACTTCTTGGGGGGACACTCATCAACCACTCGTCGTCCTCTTGGCTCTGCCGTTCTTGATGGCATTGACTTTGACATTGAAGGTGGATCAAACAAACACTGGGGTGATCTTGCAAGGATCCTTAAAGGGTACGGCATGGCCAAACAAAGCAAGAAAGTGTACATAACTGCAGCACCTCAGTGCCCATTTCCTGATGCTTGGATAGGAAATGCTCTCACAACAGGCCTTTTTGACTTTGTTTGGGTCCAATTCTACAACAACCCTCCTTGCCAATACAATTCTTCTGGGGCAATTAGTAACCTTGAAGATGCATGGAAGCAATGGATCACAAGTATCCCTGCCAACAAGATATTCTTGGGGTTACCGGCTTCGCCACTGGCTGCAGGAAGTGGCTTCATTCCTTCTGCTGATCTTATTTCCAATGTGCTTCCAGCCATTAAGGGTTCTTCTAAATATGGAGGTGTTATGCTGTGGTCAAGGTATTATGATGTTCTGAGTGGTTACAGCTCTTCTATTAAGAAGTATGTTTGA